In Fragaria vesca subsp. vesca linkage group LG1, FraVesHawaii_1.0, whole genome shotgun sequence, the sequence TCACAACAAAAGCAAAGATGGCCATAATCACATTCAAAAATCTTTGAATACAAGCAAGAAAGCTTAATGTAATGAGAGATCTTAGATACGGTGTCCCTTGATATTGAGCATTAGCATTTAGCCCCCGTCAGCTTCTAAAAACTAGTGGCTGAAATGTTATCAAGGTTTGGTTTGAGTTTGATTTATTGATTTAATTATCTTGACGAGTAAGGTTAGTGAGGAAGGAAAGGGAATGAAGATAAGGAGGTTGACAAAGGCACAGGTCATGAAGATTGGATTGGAGTAGTGTTGTATATTACTGTATTAGGTCTTGATGGGTACTCAAACTGCCACCACATGCTTGCTGCTGCTTCATCTTCTCCTTCTGCTTACTGTAAATCTTACCCTTTCAAAGATTCATTCTTTGTAATCTTATCCCATATCTGTAGGACTTGGACCTCTCAACGTCCAAAACCTTAGTATATAAATGCCTACAGTTTAACGCCCACAGGAAACCCACCTCTGCCGGCTTGACCCGGAAGCAAATTTGCTCCCCACCATTTGCTCCCCACCCTCCTCCCCACCCCTTTGGATGAATAACAAGTGTCTTTTAAATTTAATTATTTTAACAAAAAGAGTGAAAGTAACACTTGTCATTCATCCAAAGGGGTGGGGAGAAGGGTGGGGAGCAAATGGTGGGGAGCAAATTTGCTTCCGCTTGACCCCATCACACCACCCTCTGTGTGACTGTGTCTCTCTTGTTCCTCCAACCACATCCATATAACGTCGGCCATCATATTCGTCCAGAAAAAGTCCAAAAAGGGTACTTAAATATGGAAAATAAGAACAGCAATCTCATTTCTGTGATGTCAAAAATGACACACTAGGTATATATAAGGTTTTGAACTTTTGATACAGTCGGTGAATGGAGAAGCTGTAACTTTGTAGAAGTAAAAAAAAACCACACAGCGGTAAATAAATATTACATTGCAGCAGTAGTAAGAAGACCTGCATTTTGTTTCCTCAAAGAGTGTACTAAAGGATGATCTATCTGGGAAAATTTACAGGGGATTCCAAGCTACCCACCAGAATCTCAAGATCAATGTCCTTGTCTTCGAATTTTTTGATGAATGGGTGACTCTGAAAGAAGAAAATGAATTTGCTGTCAAATTTCAACTGATGAAGAAAGCAATTACTAAAAATGTTAAAAATAAAACACTAGCTGACTAACCAAAAGGTCCAAGGATGATGATCTGTATTGAGGATCCTTCTGTATGCTGCAAATGCAAAGGGAAGTAGAAAATGTCAGATTGCTGTGAATTTGGATGTTTCAGAAGTGAAGAATGCATGAACATATGATTACCAGGCAGACACAAAAGAACAGAACTCGGGGGAGAACTGATCTGGTGGTGCAGTTGGTGGTGGGCTTCCAACAATTGCCTCTAAAAGTTCATAAAAGCTTGGCCAGCTTTGTTCATCTTCAGATTGCATGTAAGGAAACCGCCCAATAGCACACTCAAGTATCACCATGCCTAAACTCCATATGTCACTGCTGTAGTCATAAGTACCCCCTTTAATTCTCTCTGGCTGAAAAACATCAATCACATCGTTTAGTAACTCAATTCTGCAAATATGTGCCAATCTACAGCAGAAAGACCTAGCTAGCGGTGAAAGGAAGTGAAGAAAAAAAGATCACATACCGACATGTAATTGTAAGTACCAACGAATGTGTCCCTCTGACCCATGGAGCTAGCAAGTGAAGCACTCACACCAAAATCAGTAATCTTGACCTCCCCTTTGTGGTTTACTAGCAGATTGGATGGTTTTATGTCTCTATGAATTACATGCCTTTCATTGTGCAAGTAGACAAGACCTTGTAAAACCTGATACATAAGTATAGATCCTTAGCCAAGGGAAAATGATGAATTTTCAATCTGCAGCAAATTATTTTAGTCTTCACATTTGATTGAGAAGTGATAGATTCATGTACCTGTTTACACACAACTGCAAGATATGGTTCAAGAATTGTCTTAACTTGTCTGATCACATCTGCAAGAGATCCACGATCCATGTATTCTAATACAAGAGAAATTGCCCCATTATGATAAAAGGAGTGGTGGCAAACCACCACATGTGGACATTGTGCTGCTTGGTTTATTTTTAGTTCCTGCACAATCTGTTTACGAATTTCCTCTTGTATGTTCATCTGAATAACCTGCAAGATGTCAAACAATGAGCACAAATGCCTTATCATTGAAGAAGAACCATAGGTATAGGAAATGTAAGAACCATAGGATGAGGGAACCAAGTAGATTAGAATTCTAACAACCCATAGAGCCATAACTAAGAAGTATCTATACTCCGCACCATATGCAACACAAGAATTTCATGTTTTTTGTTCTGGAAGGGTGTATCTAGGAAATTCTATTAGTTGCAACTCAAAAGAGTTACCAAAATACGAGTTGCATATGGTAATACAGAGAGCTTCTTTCCCTTCCCTCTTTCACTACTGCATTACTGTACTGTTCAGAAAATGTATATAGGATATGAACCTTTCCCTAAATCAA encodes:
- the LOC101299988 gene encoding mitogen-activated protein kinase kinase 6-like codes for the protein MKTKTPLNLKKQLKLSVPAQETNITSFLTASGTFHDGGLLLNQKGLRLISEEKEVRPSDSKELNVEFSLEDLETIKVIGKGSGGVVQLVRHKWVGKLFALKVIQMNIQEEIRKQIVQELKINQAAQCPHVVVCHHSFYHNGAISLVLEYMDRGSLADVIRQVKTILEPYLAVVCKQVLQGLVYLHNERHVIHRDIKPSNLLVNHKGEVKITDFGVSASLASSMGQRDTFVGTYNYMSPERIKGGTYDYSSDIWSLGMVILECAIGRFPYMQSEDEQSWPSFYELLEAIVGSPPPTAPPDQFSPEFCSFVSACIQKDPQYRSSSLDLLSHPFIKKFEDKDIDLEILVGSLESPVNFPR